In Streptomyces chartreusis NRRL 3882, the following are encoded in one genomic region:
- a CDS encoding cytochrome P450, producing the protein MNDQTENPLQAPRGCPVAHQATELTRLYGPEASTDPVGIYERLRKEHGSVAPVLLEGDVPAWLVLGYRDNRRVLDNPRQFSRDARIWRDWAEGRVEETSPLIPMLGWRPDCVSQDGEPHRRLRAAVTDGLQAASARGIRRHATHFANKQIDAFAATGRADLVSDYAEYLPMLVLSRILGLPEAEGRDLVESCAQVLKGGEDALAHNDRIMAILGELAERKRAEPGGDFTTALLGHAAGLDEEEVVSHLRLVLIAAHTTTSNLLARVLQLILTDTARLSGLISGQLNISAVVEEVMWNSPPLAVLPGRFAAGDLELGGHQIQEGDLLVLGLAAGNIDPEIRPDTGVSVQGNQAHLAFSSGPHECPGQSIGQSVIEIAVDVLLHRLPGLTLAVPPDELTSTASTWESRLDSLPVEFPV; encoded by the coding sequence ATGAACGATCAGACCGAAAACCCCCTCCAGGCACCCCGCGGCTGCCCCGTCGCCCACCAGGCGACCGAACTCACCCGGCTCTACGGGCCGGAGGCCTCGACCGACCCGGTGGGCATCTACGAGCGGCTGCGCAAGGAGCACGGCTCGGTCGCGCCGGTCCTGCTCGAAGGCGACGTTCCCGCCTGGCTGGTCCTCGGCTACCGCGACAACCGGCGGGTGCTCGACAACCCCCGCCAGTTCAGCCGGGACGCGCGGATCTGGCGGGACTGGGCCGAGGGGCGCGTCGAGGAGACCTCGCCGCTGATCCCGATGCTCGGCTGGCGGCCGGACTGCGTCTCCCAGGACGGCGAGCCGCACCGCAGGCTGCGGGCCGCCGTCACGGACGGACTCCAGGCGGCCTCGGCCCGGGGCATCCGGCGGCACGCGACCCACTTCGCGAACAAGCAGATCGACGCGTTCGCGGCCACCGGACGCGCCGACCTCGTGTCCGACTACGCCGAGTACCTGCCGATGCTCGTCCTCTCCCGCATCCTCGGGCTGCCCGAGGCGGAGGGCCGGGACCTGGTCGAGTCCTGCGCCCAGGTCCTCAAGGGCGGCGAGGACGCCCTGGCGCACAACGACCGCATCATGGCGATCCTCGGGGAACTGGCCGAGCGCAAGCGGGCCGAGCCCGGTGGTGACTTCACCACCGCCCTGCTGGGGCACGCGGCCGGCCTCGACGAGGAGGAGGTGGTCAGCCATCTGCGTCTGGTACTGATCGCCGCGCACACCACGACCAGCAACCTGCTGGCCCGGGTCCTCCAGCTGATCCTCACCGACACCGCCCGGCTCTCCGGACTGATCAGCGGGCAGCTGAACATCTCGGCCGTGGTGGAGGAGGTCATGTGGAACAGCCCTCCGCTGGCCGTGCTGCCGGGCCGGTTCGCCGCCGGCGACCTGGAACTCGGCGGCCACCAGATCCAGGAGGGCGACCTGCTGGTCCTCGGCCTCGCGGCGGGCAACATCGACCCGGAGATCCGGCCGGACACCGGCGTCTCGGTCCAGGGCAACCAGGCTCATCTGGCGTTCAGTTCCGGTCCGCACGAGTGCCCCGGGCAGAGCATCGGCCAGTCCGTCATCGAGATCGCCGTGGACGTCCTGCTGCACCGCCTGCCGGGCCTGACCCTGGCCGTGCCCCCGGACGAGCTCACCTCGACCGCCTCCACGTGGGAGTCGCGGCTGGACAGCCTGCCGGTCGAGTTCCCGGTCTGA
- a CDS encoding 7-epi-alpha-eudesmol synthase — MPQDVRFDLPFDTPVSEHLEYARARHLRWVWEMRLVRSRDGFEEYKSWDLPQAAARTYPHASADDMVVLMNWFSLAFLFDDQFDASRPDRADRIAEVARELIVTPLRPAGSPPRVACPITLAWAEVWKYLSHGMSLTWQTRFAASWGRFLVAHCEEVDLAARGLEGTLGLDEYAEFRRRTVGIHHSIDAGERSRGFEVPAQAMGHPVMERMRDLAADTIGFMNDIHSFEREKRRGDGHNLIAVLRRERGCSWQQATDEAYRMTIACLDEYLELQERVPQMCDELRLDEAERDRVRMGVEAIQHWINGNYEWALTSGRYAAAKEGPVATAELAGRGSVDDLLTV, encoded by the coding sequence ATGCCTCAGGACGTCCGGTTCGATCTCCCCTTCGACACGCCGGTCAGCGAGCATCTGGAGTACGCCCGGGCACGCCATCTGCGCTGGGTGTGGGAGATGCGCCTGGTTCGCAGCCGGGACGGGTTCGAGGAGTACAAGTCCTGGGACCTGCCCCAGGCGGCAGCGCGCACCTATCCGCACGCGTCGGCGGACGACATGGTCGTCCTGATGAACTGGTTCTCGCTGGCCTTCCTCTTCGACGACCAGTTCGACGCCAGCCGGCCCGACCGCGCCGACCGCATAGCGGAGGTCGCACGGGAGCTGATCGTCACGCCCCTGCGGCCGGCGGGCAGTCCGCCCCGGGTGGCCTGTCCGATCACCCTCGCCTGGGCCGAGGTGTGGAAGTACCTCTCCCATGGCATGTCCCTGACATGGCAGACGCGTTTCGCCGCCTCGTGGGGGCGGTTCCTGGTCGCGCACTGCGAGGAGGTCGACCTGGCGGCCCGGGGTCTGGAGGGCACGCTGGGGCTCGACGAGTACGCCGAGTTCCGGCGCCGTACGGTCGGCATCCACCACAGCATCGACGCGGGCGAGCGCAGCCGCGGCTTCGAGGTGCCCGCCCAGGCGATGGGGCATCCGGTGATGGAGCGGATGCGTGACCTGGCCGCGGACACCATCGGGTTCATGAACGACATCCACTCCTTCGAGCGGGAGAAACGGCGCGGCGACGGCCACAACCTCATCGCCGTGCTGCGCCGGGAGCGGGGCTGCTCCTGGCAGCAGGCCACCGACGAGGCGTACCGGATGACGATCGCCTGTCTCGACGAGTACCTCGAACTCCAGGAGCGTGTCCCGCAGATGTGCGACGAACTGCGGCTCGACGAGGCGGAGCGGGACCGGGTGCGGATGGGCGTCGAGGCCATCCAGCACTGGATCAACGGCAACTACGAGTGGGCGCTGACCAGCGGCCGCTACGCGGCGGCGAAGGAGGGCCCGGTGGCGACGGCCGAACTGGCCGGACGGGGATCGGTGGACGACCTGCTGACCGTGTGA
- a CDS encoding VOC family protein — translation MALVKAGVLVLDCAEPEKLAVFYKELLEGEEAVATANRVEIKGADGFRIALRRDVNATPPSWPRPENSLQAHLEFVVDDLDAVERRVISLGGRPLEAKEASGPLEERGYADPAGHSFVLRRTPPTAPKQG, via the coding sequence ATGGCACTGGTGAAAGCGGGTGTCCTGGTACTCGACTGTGCCGAGCCCGAGAAGCTCGCCGTGTTCTACAAGGAGTTGCTGGAGGGGGAGGAGGCGGTCGCGACCGCCAACCGGGTGGAGATCAAGGGCGCGGACGGCTTCCGCATCGCGCTGCGCCGGGACGTCAACGCGACCCCGCCCAGCTGGCCCCGCCCCGAGAACTCCCTCCAGGCGCACCTGGAGTTCGTGGTGGACGACCTCGACGCGGTGGAACGCCGGGTCATCTCCCTCGGCGGCCGCCCCCTGGAGGCCAAGGAGGCCTCGGGCCCCCTGGAGGAGCGCGGTTACGCCGACCCGGCAGGCCACTCCTTCGTTCTGCGCCGCACCCCACCGACCGCGCCGAAACAGGGCTGA
- a CDS encoding Lrp/AsnC ligand binding domain-containing protein, which produces MVADRALSAPGRELEVLIDVEIHAQDRKAVEEFESTVASYEEVVEFRRMYGRLRVAVADHAAYEAFLTGKLSGLPAVLRLESHLTMKTIKVDG; this is translated from the coding sequence ATGGTTGCCGATCGTGCTCTGTCTGCGCCGGGCCGCGAACTCGAAGTGCTCATCGACGTCGAGATCCACGCGCAGGACCGGAAGGCCGTCGAGGAGTTCGAGAGCACCGTGGCCTCCTACGAGGAGGTCGTCGAGTTCCGGCGCATGTACGGACGCCTGCGCGTCGCCGTGGCCGACCACGCCGCCTACGAGGCCTTCCTCACCGGCAAGCTCAGCGGTCTGCCCGCCGTTCTGCGCCTGGAGTCGCACCTCACCATGAAGACGATCAAGGTGGACGGCTGA
- a CDS encoding cation diffusion facilitator family transporter, protein MLVALAANLVIAAAKAVGGLAAGSPALLSEAAHSVADSLNEVFLLAALRRSRRPADRRHPFGYGKERFFWSLLAAVGIFVMGGCFSFFQGFEALASGAEEELGGYVAGLIVLGIALLAEGASLLRALYQVRRQGGTGAGMRDPALRTVVAEDGTAVLGVTLAIAGMALHMVTGQVVWEASASLAIGALLVYVAYRLGRDARDQLIGEAADQEASGRIRELLRAQPEIDSVEALFTMKTGLDSALVAARVDLVPGLDSERVEDVAVRIKRSIARTVPEADQIFLDVTDRRAQEAAESPAATGERGGA, encoded by the coding sequence GTGCTGGTGGCGCTCGCTGCCAATCTGGTGATCGCGGCCGCCAAGGCGGTCGGCGGCCTGGCCGCGGGATCACCGGCACTGCTGTCGGAGGCGGCCCACTCGGTGGCCGACAGCCTGAACGAGGTTTTCTTACTGGCGGCACTGCGCCGCAGCCGCCGCCCCGCCGACCGGCGTCACCCGTTCGGCTACGGCAAGGAGCGGTTCTTCTGGTCGCTCCTCGCGGCCGTCGGGATCTTCGTCATGGGCGGCTGCTTCTCCTTCTTCCAGGGCTTCGAGGCCCTGGCGAGCGGAGCGGAGGAGGAACTCGGCGGCTATGTGGCCGGCCTGATCGTGCTCGGTATCGCCCTCCTCGCGGAGGGCGCCTCTCTGCTGCGGGCGCTGTACCAGGTGCGCCGGCAGGGCGGCACGGGCGCCGGGATGCGCGACCCCGCCCTGCGCACGGTCGTCGCCGAGGACGGCACGGCGGTGCTCGGCGTCACGCTGGCCATCGCCGGAATGGCGCTGCACATGGTCACGGGCCAGGTGGTGTGGGAGGCGTCCGCGTCGCTGGCGATCGGCGCGCTGCTCGTCTACGTCGCCTACCGGCTGGGCCGGGACGCCCGCGATCAGCTGATCGGCGAGGCCGCGGACCAGGAGGCGAGCGGGCGGATCCGGGAGTTGCTGCGGGCACAGCCCGAGATCGACAGTGTGGAGGCGCTGTTCACCATGAAGACGGGCCTCGACTCCGCTCTCGTGGCCGCCCGCGTCGACCTCGTGCCCGGACTGGACAGCGAGCGCGTCGAGGATGTCGCCGTGCGCATCAAGCGCTCCATCGCCCGGACGGTCCCCGAGGCCGACCAGATCTTCCTCGATGTCACCGACCGTCGCGCGCAGGAGGCAGCGGAAAGCCCCGCCGCGACGGGGGAACGCGGCGGGGCCTGA
- a CDS encoding DUF742 domain-containing protein, with protein MSAPRRPSDPSGLERYYVLTGGRSGPGGSASSLDVATLVVARAAPLPGMQHEHEEILRRCRDPLSVAELGAHLGLPFNILAVLLSDLLDAGRVEARDPIPAHDAGRGPDLALLEEVLSGLERL; from the coding sequence ATGAGTGCTCCCCGCAGGCCGTCGGACCCGTCCGGTCTCGAGCGCTACTACGTCCTCACGGGAGGGCGCAGCGGACCGGGCGGTTCGGCGTCGAGCCTCGACGTGGCGACTCTCGTCGTCGCCCGCGCCGCCCCGTTACCGGGCATGCAGCACGAGCACGAGGAGATCCTCCGGCGCTGCCGCGATCCGCTGTCGGTCGCCGAACTCGGCGCCCACCTGGGGCTGCCCTTCAACATTCTCGCGGTGCTGCTGTCGGACCTGCTGGACGCAGGTCGCGTCGAAGCCCGTGATCCCATCCCGGCGCACGACGCCGGCCGCGGGCCCGACCTCGCGCTCCTTGAGGAGGTACTCAGTGGACTTGAAAGGCTTTGA
- a CDS encoding pyridoxamine 5'-phosphate oxidase family protein, with amino-acid sequence MTSAPARSAGQRKKDTLHRLENDVDAWVATADSASGTPYLVPLSFLWNGSYLLFATPASSPTGRNLAATGRARVGIGPTRDVVMVEGTVETVQPGELTEQDAELFAAKTGFDPRRLATPYLYFRVVPQRVQAWREADELDGRELMRDGEWLTAD; translated from the coding sequence ATGACGTCCGCACCCGCACGCAGCGCTGGGCAGCGCAAGAAGGACACCCTGCACCGTCTGGAGAACGACGTGGACGCCTGGGTCGCCACGGCCGACAGCGCGTCGGGGACGCCGTACCTCGTCCCGCTGTCGTTCCTCTGGAACGGCTCGTACCTGCTGTTCGCCACGCCCGCGTCGAGCCCCACCGGACGGAATCTGGCCGCGACCGGCAGGGCCCGCGTCGGAATCGGACCGACCCGTGACGTCGTCATGGTCGAGGGCACCGTCGAGACCGTCCAGCCCGGCGAGCTGACCGAGCAGGACGCCGAACTCTTCGCCGCCAAGACCGGGTTCGACCCCCGCCGCCTGGCCACGCCGTACCTCTACTTCCGCGTCGTGCCGCAGCGCGTACAGGCCTGGCGGGAGGCCGATGAACTGGACGGCCGCGAACTCATGCGCGACGGAGAGTGGTTGACGGCCGACTGA
- a CDS encoding ATP-binding protein: MELATPPPAARAPVAWYSWWLMPLGLGGGTVAATFMSSERITTAVAGIAATAAGAVCVRLLLRTRAQLHRAEGSFRTTQAEHNQQWQQHVAGLERKFSAERATLESQLTEQNASYERRLAEQSATYESQLADQSRAYEERLTEQARSYEAQLADQAEVWQEQLSHQLAAVARLADEQLPDAMEKLRSGEAIDDVLPTVNQCAKVSADLQAELRKLLRTALIGLEAEFDRSTSAEQAVISIGNRIHVLTSKLRGRLHEMQGEHGRLPAVARGLMELDQELGPADSLAASIGVLGGSDRPGRQWQEPQRLLSVVRGGIGRIKDFHRVQVRHLPELGVDGGLVDHLTLIFAHLLDNAARYSPPTEPVLISGKEVPNGVGIEIQDSGKGLSEEKKREAEHALAGTAPGAGLGGITEDASIGLRVVGALARRYGIRVTFADSPWLGTSVVVVVPHKYFSPLPAATAAQAAPAPEVRTAAAAPARETVTAPAPAARTESVETTPGGLPRRRSKRNETDGPRQADRTDRGTVSAVPPDASFSGLAAFATAGRDAEEASPAGDDRDTPAGRVSTEYRTEESD; the protein is encoded by the coding sequence ATGGAACTCGCCACTCCGCCACCGGCGGCGCGGGCCCCTGTCGCCTGGTACAGCTGGTGGTTGATGCCGCTGGGCTTGGGAGGCGGGACCGTTGCCGCCACGTTCATGAGCTCGGAGCGAATAACCACGGCCGTCGCCGGCATCGCGGCGACGGCGGCCGGTGCCGTGTGCGTACGCCTGCTGCTGCGCACCCGGGCCCAACTGCACAGGGCGGAGGGCTCCTTCCGCACCACGCAGGCCGAGCACAACCAGCAGTGGCAGCAGCATGTCGCGGGCCTGGAACGGAAGTTCTCCGCCGAGCGCGCCACGTTGGAGTCCCAGCTCACCGAGCAGAACGCGTCGTACGAGCGGCGCCTCGCCGAGCAGAGCGCCACGTACGAGTCGCAGCTCGCCGACCAGTCCCGGGCCTATGAGGAACGGCTGACCGAGCAGGCCAGGTCCTACGAGGCCCAGCTCGCCGACCAGGCCGAGGTCTGGCAGGAGCAGCTCTCCCACCAGCTCGCCGCGGTCGCCCGGCTCGCCGACGAGCAACTGCCCGACGCCATGGAGAAGCTGCGCTCCGGCGAGGCCATCGACGACGTCCTGCCGACCGTCAACCAGTGCGCGAAGGTCAGCGCCGACCTCCAGGCCGAACTGCGCAAGCTGCTGCGCACCGCCCTGATCGGCCTGGAGGCGGAGTTCGACCGCTCCACCTCCGCCGAGCAGGCCGTGATCAGCATCGGCAACCGCATCCACGTGCTGACCAGCAAGCTCCGCGGCCGGCTGCACGAGATGCAGGGCGAGCACGGCAGGCTCCCGGCCGTCGCGCGCGGTCTGATGGAGCTCGACCAGGAACTCGGCCCCGCCGACTCGCTCGCCGCGAGCATCGGTGTGCTCGGCGGCTCGGACCGTCCGGGACGCCAGTGGCAGGAGCCGCAGCGGCTGCTGAGCGTGGTGCGCGGCGGCATCGGCCGCATCAAGGACTTCCACCGCGTCCAGGTGCGCCATCTGCCCGAACTCGGCGTCGACGGCGGCCTGGTGGATCACCTGACGCTGATCTTCGCCCACCTCCTGGACAACGCGGCCCGCTACTCGCCGCCCACCGAGCCGGTGCTCATCTCCGGCAAGGAGGTCCCCAACGGCGTCGGCATCGAGATCCAGGACTCCGGCAAGGGCCTGAGCGAGGAGAAGAAGCGCGAGGCCGAGCACGCCCTCGCGGGCACCGCGCCCGGCGCGGGCCTCGGCGGCATCACCGAGGACGCCAGCATCGGCCTGCGCGTCGTCGGCGCCCTCGCCCGCCGCTACGGCATCCGGGTCACCTTCGCGGACTCGCCCTGGCTCGGCACCTCCGTGGTGGTCGTGGTCCCGCACAAGTACTTCAGCCCGCTGCCGGCGGCCACGGCCGCCCAGGCCGCGCCCGCCCCGGAGGTGCGTACCGCCGCGGCCGCCCCGGCCCGCGAGACGGTCACCGCCCCCGCGCCGGCCGCGCGGACGGAAAGCGTGGAGACCACACCCGGCGGACTGCCCCGGCGCCGCAGCAAGCGGAACGAGACGGACGGGCCCAGGCAGGCCGACCGGACCGACCGGGGCACCGTCTCCGCCGTCCCGCCGGACGCCTCCTTCTCCGGTCTCGCGGCCTTCGCCACCGCCGGACGCGACGCCGAAGAGGCCTCCCCGGCGGGCGACGACCGCGATACCCCCGCCGGACGCGTGTCCACCGAGTACCGCACCGAAGAGAGCGACTAG
- a CDS encoding LysE/ArgO family amino acid transporter, with protein sequence MTAALVAGLLAGYGIAVPVGAVGTYLVSLTARSSLRTGVCAALGVATADGLYALAATLGGTALAGALRPVLGPLRWVCVLVLFALAAWGAVTAVREYRGHRLATRTASAPPGPARAYLGLLGVTLLNPTTVIYFAALVLGSRAAGPAGPLEQGVFVLAAFAASASWQVLLAGSGALLGRTLTGHRGRLGTALVASGVMTVLAVRMAVAPG encoded by the coding sequence ATGACGGCCGCGCTCGTCGCGGGGCTGCTCGCCGGGTACGGCATCGCCGTCCCCGTCGGCGCGGTCGGGACCTACCTGGTCTCCCTCACCGCCCGCTCGTCCCTGCGCACCGGTGTCTGCGCCGCGCTCGGCGTCGCCACCGCCGACGGGCTGTACGCCCTCGCGGCCACGCTCGGGGGCACGGCCCTGGCCGGCGCGCTGCGGCCGGTGCTCGGGCCGCTGCGGTGGGTCTGTGTCCTGGTGCTGTTCGCGCTGGCGGCGTGGGGCGCGGTCACGGCCGTGCGCGAGTACCGCGGCCACCGGCTCGCCACCCGGACCGCCTCCGCTCCCCCGGGTCCCGCCCGGGCCTACCTGGGGCTGCTCGGCGTCACCCTCCTCAACCCCACGACCGTGATCTACTTCGCGGCTCTCGTGCTCGGCTCCCGGGCCGCGGGGCCGGCCGGCCCCCTGGAGCAGGGCGTCTTCGTGCTCGCCGCCTTCGCCGCCTCGGCGAGCTGGCAGGTGCTGCTCGCCGGGAGCGGAGCCCTGCTGGGGAGGACGCTGACCGGCCACCGGGGCCGGCTGGGGACGGCGCTGGTGGCGAGCGGGGTGATGACGGTCCTGGCCGTGCGGATGGCGGTGGCGCCGGGGTGA
- a CDS encoding GTP-binding protein: MDLKGFDQPGGRAAGDTRSVKVMIAGGFGTGKTTMVRSVSDIKPLTTEETLTQASVDVDHLIGVADKTQTTVSLDFGKIGINESLVLYLFGTPGQERFWFLWNGLFKGALGAIVLVDTRRLESSFRAIEEMERQDVPFVVALNVFPDSRNYPVEEIRDALDIPEHTPVVAFDARDRASSRDVLVALIHHLKERSAVALEPR, from the coding sequence GTGGACTTGAAAGGCTTTGACCAACCCGGAGGGCGGGCGGCCGGGGACACCCGCTCGGTGAAGGTGATGATCGCCGGCGGGTTCGGCACCGGGAAGACCACCATGGTCCGGTCGGTCAGCGACATCAAGCCGCTCACCACCGAGGAGACCCTCACCCAGGCCAGCGTCGACGTCGACCACCTCATCGGCGTCGCCGACAAGACGCAGACCACGGTCAGCCTGGACTTCGGCAAGATCGGGATCAACGAGAGCCTGGTGCTCTACCTGTTCGGCACGCCGGGCCAGGAGCGGTTCTGGTTCTTGTGGAACGGGCTGTTCAAGGGGGCGCTCGGCGCGATCGTCCTGGTGGACACGCGCCGCCTGGAATCCAGTTTCCGGGCGATCGAGGAGATGGAGCGGCAGGACGTCCCGTTCGTCGTCGCGCTGAACGTCTTCCCCGACTCCCGGAACTACCCGGTCGAGGAGATCCGCGACGCCCTGGACATCCCCGAGCACACCCCGGTCGTGGCCTTCGACGCACGCGACCGGGCCTCGAGCCGTGACGTCCTCGTCGCCCTGATCCACCACCTGAAGGAACGCTCGGCCGTGGCCCTGGAGCCCCGATGA
- a CDS encoding glutathione S-transferase family protein: MSRDDGDDGNSAYGRRTFKRSKAHFTDRITADGRDGWPVEAGRYRLVVSRACPWASRSLVSRRLLGLEDALSLAVADPIQDDRSWRFTLDEDGRDPVLGIRYLSEAYDRRETGYPGGVSVPAVVDVPSGELVTNDYQQLTLDLATEWTDLHREGAPDLYPHELRDEIDEVMADVYEDVNNGVYRAGFATEQEEYETACTGVFRRLELLADRLERQRYLVGDTITEADIRLFTTLVRFDAVYHGHFKCNRWKLTENRALWGYVRDLYQTPGFGDTVDFDHIKRHYYQVHTGINPTRVVPLGPDLSGWLTPHHREELGGRPFGDGTPPGPVRAEERVPAAHTP, encoded by the coding sequence ATGAGCCGCGACGACGGCGACGACGGCAACAGCGCCTACGGAAGGAGGACGTTCAAGCGGTCCAAGGCGCACTTCACGGACCGGATCACCGCCGACGGCCGGGACGGCTGGCCGGTGGAGGCCGGCCGCTACCGTCTGGTCGTCAGCCGCGCCTGCCCGTGGGCGAGCCGGTCGCTGGTCTCCCGGCGGCTGCTCGGCCTGGAGGACGCGCTGTCCCTGGCCGTCGCCGACCCGATCCAGGACGACCGCAGCTGGCGCTTCACGCTGGACGAGGACGGCCGCGACCCGGTCCTCGGCATCCGCTACCTCAGCGAGGCCTACGACCGGCGGGAGACCGGCTATCCCGGCGGTGTCAGCGTGCCGGCGGTGGTGGACGTGCCGAGCGGCGAGCTGGTCACCAACGACTACCAGCAGCTGACGCTCGACCTCGCGACCGAATGGACGGACCTGCACCGGGAGGGCGCGCCCGACCTGTACCCGCACGAGCTGCGCGACGAGATCGACGAGGTGATGGCGGACGTCTACGAGGACGTCAACAACGGCGTGTACCGGGCGGGTTTCGCCACCGAGCAGGAGGAGTACGAGACCGCCTGCACGGGCGTGTTCCGGCGGCTGGAGCTGCTCGCGGACCGGCTGGAGCGGCAGCGGTACCTCGTCGGCGACACCATCACCGAGGCGGACATCCGGCTGTTCACCACGCTGGTCCGGTTCGACGCGGTCTACCACGGCCACTTCAAGTGCAACCGCTGGAAGCTGACGGAGAACCGGGCGCTGTGGGGATACGTCCGGGACCTCTACCAGACGCCCGGCTTCGGCGACACCGTCGACTTCGACCACATCAAGCGCCACTACTACCAGGTGCACACGGGCATCAACCCGACCCGCGTCGTGCCGCTGGGCCCGGACCTGTCCGGCTGGCTGACCCCGCACCACCGCGAGGAGCTGGGCGGCCGGCCGTTCGGTGACGGTACGCCGCCCGGGCCGGTCCGCGCCGAGGAGCGGGTCCCGGCAGCCCACACCCCCTGA
- a CDS encoding DUF4235 domain-containing protein encodes MAKKKKLPIAYQPLGFVLGWSSGWLAGLAFRKTWMAIRHEEDAPDALDKDRGWGEILLAAAVQGAIFAVVRSAVDRAGAKAIERSTGTWPAGEKGGRD; translated from the coding sequence GTGGCCAAGAAGAAGAAGCTGCCCATCGCCTACCAGCCCCTCGGATTCGTGCTGGGCTGGTCCAGCGGCTGGCTGGCCGGGCTGGCCTTCCGCAAGACGTGGATGGCGATCCGGCACGAGGAGGACGCGCCCGACGCGCTGGACAAGGACCGCGGCTGGGGGGAGATCCTGCTGGCCGCCGCGGTCCAGGGCGCCATCTTCGCCGTGGTGCGCAGCGCCGTGGACCGCGCGGGCGCCAAGGCCATCGAGCGTTCCACCGGCACGTGGCCGGCCGGGGAGAAGGGCGGCCGCGACTGA
- a CDS encoding nitroreductase family deazaflavin-dependent oxidoreductase — translation MPLQGEYEPSPTQWVRNQVELYESSGGTQGTTLQGSKMPVVVLTSRGARSGKLRKTPVMRVEHEGRYAAVASLGGSPKHPVWYFNIKADPHVELQDGPVKQDMIAREVTGQEKAEWWERAVAAYPAYADYQKKTDREIPVFVLEPADGG, via the coding sequence ATGCCTCTCCAGGGCGAGTACGAACCCAGCCCGACGCAGTGGGTGCGCAATCAGGTGGAGCTGTACGAGAGCTCCGGCGGTACGCAGGGCACGACCCTCCAGGGCTCGAAGATGCCGGTGGTCGTCCTGACCTCACGGGGTGCCCGGAGCGGCAAGCTGCGCAAGACGCCGGTGATGCGGGTCGAGCACGAGGGGCGTTACGCCGCCGTCGCCTCTCTCGGCGGCTCACCCAAGCACCCGGTCTGGTACTTCAACATCAAGGCCGATCCGCACGTGGAGCTCCAGGACGGCCCGGTGAAGCAGGACATGATCGCCCGTGAGGTCACGGGCCAGGAGAAGGCCGAGTGGTGGGAACGCGCCGTCGCGGCGTATCCGGCGTATGCCGACTACCAGAAGAAGACGGACCGGGAGATCCCCGTCTTCGTGCTGGAGCCGGCTGACGGCGGGTGA
- a CDS encoding roadblock/LC7 domain-containing protein, with the protein MTQQGTDVSWALRDLVESIQEIRFALVASSDGKAITSYGAEDPDDVDRFAAVVAGLQALAQPVAEQFPKYAGQLRLAMIEVDGGHLFVVRAGVETYLGVLAREGLDQGLLGHQMRDLARRMGELLGTTPRLEEHSG; encoded by the coding sequence ATGACGCAGCAAGGAACAGATGTGAGCTGGGCGCTCCGTGATCTCGTCGAGAGCATCCAGGAGATCCGTTTCGCCCTCGTGGCCTCCAGCGACGGCAAGGCCATCACCTCCTACGGCGCCGAAGACCCCGACGACGTCGACCGCTTCGCCGCCGTGGTGGCCGGCCTCCAGGCACTGGCCCAGCCGGTCGCCGAGCAGTTCCCCAAGTACGCCGGGCAGTTGCGCCTCGCGATGATCGAGGTCGACGGCGGGCACCTCTTCGTCGTCCGCGCCGGTGTGGAGACGTACCTCGGTGTCCTCGCCAGGGAGGGCCTCGACCAGGGCCTGCTCGGGCACCAGATGAGGGACCTGGCCCGCAGGATGGGTGAGCTCCTCGGCACCACTCCGCGCCTGGAGGAGCACTCTGGATGA